The following are from one region of the Mycolicibacterium helvum genome:
- a CDS encoding thioredoxin family protein, with protein sequence MTPAFVTAIVAIAAALGVAGVAGVLHARRSGVVREAEQLDVDVSDLGLSSTGPTIVHFSAVWCGPCAGVRRVVNQVCTDMGEVAHVEIDMDANPAAARKLSVMSLPTTFIFDATGRQRYRTAGVPKAADLRSALQPLLA encoded by the coding sequence ATCGCCGCCGCATTGGGCGTGGCCGGCGTCGCGGGCGTGCTGCACGCCCGTCGTTCGGGCGTCGTGCGCGAAGCCGAACAGCTCGATGTCGACGTCAGTGACCTGGGCCTTTCCTCGACCGGGCCGACGATCGTGCATTTCAGCGCAGTATGGTGCGGACCCTGCGCAGGGGTGCGCAGGGTGGTCAACCAGGTCTGTACCGACATGGGTGAGGTAGCTCACGTCGAGATCGATATGGATGCCAATCCGGCTGCCGCACGCAAGCTTTCGGTGATGTCATTGCCGACGACGTTCATCTTCGATGCGACCGGCCGCCAGCGATACCGCACAGCAGGGGTTCCCAAGGCCGCTGACCTGCGCTCGGCGCTGCAACCTCTGTTGGCCTGA
- a CDS encoding Ms5788A family Cys-rich leader peptide: MSGVSARLELSLTKRRAVDLCRVAGCCCCCCSC, encoded by the coding sequence ATGTCTGGCGTGTCGGCCCGCCTCGAGCTATCGCTCACCAAGCGTCGCGCAGTTGATCTGTGCCGCGTCGCGGGTTGTTGCTGTTGTTGCTGTAGCTGCTGA
- a CDS encoding DUF4395 domain-containing protein, with protein MSTRNNTTDPAQVDVRGPRFAAWVTTAVLIAVLAVSGFSQIAAAVLLALQAVVFAIGALRGPRQHPYGLIFAKLVAPRLSPVSEREPVPPLKFAQLVGLVFAVVGVAGFAFGVPLLGVIATAFALFAAFLNAAFGICLGCQLYPLVARLRPVAANP; from the coding sequence ATGTCGACGAGAAACAACACCACCGACCCCGCGCAGGTGGACGTACGTGGGCCCCGCTTCGCGGCCTGGGTCACCACCGCCGTCCTGATCGCGGTACTGGCCGTCTCGGGGTTCAGCCAGATCGCCGCGGCGGTCCTGCTGGCGCTGCAGGCCGTCGTATTCGCGATCGGCGCGCTGCGCGGGCCGCGTCAGCACCCGTACGGTCTGATCTTCGCCAAGCTAGTGGCCCCGCGGCTCAGCCCCGTCTCCGAACGGGAACCCGTACCGCCGTTGAAGTTCGCACAGTTGGTGGGGCTGGTGTTCGCCGTCGTCGGCGTGGCCGGCTTCGCGTTCGGCGTGCCGCTGCTGGGCGTCATCGCCACGGCCTTCGCTCTGTTCGCCGCGTTTCTGAATGCAGCCTTCGGCATCTGCCTCGGCTGCCAGCTCTACCCACTCGTGGCGCGGCTGCGGCCCGTCGCTGCCAACCCCTGA